The Photobacterium sanguinicancri genome includes the window TTTCAGCAGAATAGCATCTTTTACCATCTGCTCAGCGTGGTCGGAGTCACGTCCTTGTACTTTATAACCACCAAAAATATTGACCGACTGTGGTGTCAGGCCAAGGTGGGCACAAACAGGAACTGCGCGCTCGGTCAATTTAGTTACGGTTTCAGCAAGCCAAGCACCGCCTTCTAATTTTACCATGTTCGCACCAGCACGCATCAACTCAGCAGCGCTCTCGCAAGCTTGCTCTGGGGTGCTATAACTCATAAATGGCATATCAGCCATTAGTAGAGCATTTGGGCTACCAGCGCGTACACAGCGCGTGTGGTAAGCAATATCAGCAACGCTGACAGGTAGCGTATCGGGTTTACCTTGTAAAACCATGCCTAACGAGTCACCGACAAGCATGACTGGCATTTCTTGTTGCTCAAATAGTTGAGCAAAACTCGCATCGTATGCGGTGACAGATGCAAACTTACGACCTTCTTGCTTCCATTTCATCAGGTCGTTAATTGTTACCTTTTTCATTGTCTCTCCCTCTTCCCCTGCGGGTTAGTCAGTCCAGATGGACAAACCATTACGGTCTACGTCAGCCAGCAGTGTTTGCAACGCTGATTGATCAGGTAGTACCAAATCAGGGGCTATTTCAGCTAGTGGATAAAGCACGAATTCACGTACTTTCATTCCATAGTGTGGAACGGTTAACCGTTCACAGTGATGTTCTAGATCACCGTACAAGATGATATCGAGATCCAGTGTTCGCGGACCCCAACGTTCATCTTTACGCACTCGGCCATGTTCTAACTCGATAGCTTGCGTGCGATCGAGTAAGGACAATGGTGATAATGTGGTATCAATTGCAACAACAGCATTGATGTAATCGGGCTGATTTTGTGGCCCCATTGGTGTGCTGCTGTAAAGCGATGAAGCCGCAACAACCTGAATATCAGGCTGCTGCTTTAAGATTTCAATCGCGCTTTTTGCTTGGGCAACAGG containing:
- the panB gene encoding 3-methyl-2-oxobutanoate hydroxymethyltransferase gives rise to the protein MKKVTINDLMKWKQEGRKFASVTAYDASFAQLFEQQEMPVMLVGDSLGMVLQGKPDTLPVSVADIAYHTRCVRAGSPNALLMADMPFMSYSTPEQACESAAELMRAGANMVKLEGGAWLAETVTKLTERAVPVCAHLGLTPQSVNIFGGYKVQGRDSDHAEQMVKDAILLKNAGAQIILLECVPASLAERITKAVEVPVIGIGAGNATDGQILVMHDMFGISANYIPRFSKNYLTETGEMRAAVTRYIEEVAAGTFPGPEHTFE
- the folK gene encoding 2-amino-4-hydroxy-6-hydroxymethyldihydropteridine diphosphokinase; amino-acid sequence: MIRAYIAIGSNLSEPVAQAKSAIEILKQQPDIQVVAASSLYSSTPMGPQNQPDYINAVVAIDTTLSPLSLLDRTQAIELEHGRVRKDERWGPRTLDLDIILYGDLEHHCERLTVPHYGMKVREFVLYPLAEIAPDLVLPDQSALQTLLADVDRNGLSIWTD